In the genome of Polaribacter atrinae, one region contains:
- a CDS encoding thioredoxin family protein codes for MARTESNEFKNGTKAPNFTLLNTVDDSLVSLNEAKGEKGTVIMFICNHCPFVIHVNSELVKMANDYQQKGIGFIAISSNDVDNYPQDSPELMRQLAKEENYLFPYLYDETQEVAKAYDAACTPDFYVFDADLKAVYHGQLDASRPGNGKPVTGIDLRTSLDFLLENKSALENQKPSMGCGIKWK; via the coding sequence ATGGCAAGAACAGAATCTAACGAGTTTAAAAACGGAACAAAAGCACCAAATTTTACTTTATTAAATACAGTTGATGATTCTTTGGTTTCTTTAAACGAAGCAAAAGGAGAAAAAGGAACAGTAATTATGTTTATTTGTAATCATTGTCCGTTTGTAATTCATGTAAATAGTGAGTTGGTAAAAATGGCAAATGACTATCAGCAAAAAGGAATTGGATTTATAGCGATAAGCTCTAATGATGTTGATAATTATCCGCAAGATTCGCCTGAATTGATGAGGCAATTGGCTAAAGAAGAAAACTATCTTTTTCCGTATTTGTATGATGAAACTCAGGAAGTAGCAAAAGCGTATGATGCTGCTTGTACACCAGATTTTTATGTGTTTGATGCCGATTTAAAAGCGGTTTATCACGGACAATTAGATGCTTCTAGACCAGGAAACGGAAAACCAGTTACAGGTATCGATTTAAGAACTTCTTTGGATTTTTTATTAGAAAATAAATCTGCTTTAGAAAACCAAAAACCAAGTATGGGTTGTGGTATAAAGTGGAAATAG
- a CDS encoding VOC family protein codes for MRTFLFNHIALSVKDVDESIAFYQKVLHLKEIENTSSNSKTRWLSLGESKQLHIIPRPDFEVKTNKAVHFALTTSDIDSFVSYLKELKIEYSDWLGTANKDYIRKDGIKQVYFQDPNGYWIEVNNDI; via the coding sequence ATGCGTACTTTTTTATTCAATCATATTGCCCTTTCTGTTAAAGACGTAGATGAATCTATAGCATTTTATCAGAAAGTACTTCATCTTAAAGAAATTGAAAATACTTCTTCTAACTCAAAAACGAGATGGTTATCACTTGGAGAAAGCAAACAACTTCATATAATTCCGCGTCCAGATTTTGAGGTAAAAACAAATAAAGCCGTTCATTTTGCTTTAACTACTTCAGATATAGATTCATTTGTAAGCTATCTAAAAGAACTAAAAATTGAGTATTCCGATTGGCTTGGTACAGCTAATAAAGATTATATTAGAAAAGATGGTATTAAACAAGTGTATTTTCAAGACCCAAATGGATATTGGATTGAAGTAAACAATGATATTTAA
- a CDS encoding thiamine diphosphokinase, with protein MHTKKVFLLLNGEPPIAIPNLEEYEIICATDGAYQFLEKNKIKPNFISGDFDSIENIPENIPENIEVIHTPNQDFTDFDKILQILFDKGFKNVDVFGASGKEQDHFLGNLHTTIQWKNKLKLTFFDNHSRYFLADKSTTISNSAGKTISLVPFPKTKNISTLGLQYPLDKEDLTFGERIGTRNKAITNDIKITFESGELFIFINH; from the coding sequence ATGCATACAAAAAAAGTTTTTCTACTTCTAAACGGAGAACCTCCAATAGCAATTCCTAATTTAGAGGAATATGAAATTATTTGTGCTACAGATGGCGCTTATCAATTTTTAGAAAAGAATAAAATCAAGCCCAATTTTATTAGCGGAGATTTTGATTCTATAGAAAACATTCCAGAAAACATTCCAGAAAATATTGAAGTAATTCATACTCCAAATCAGGATTTTACAGATTTTGATAAAATCCTTCAGATTCTTTTCGATAAAGGTTTTAAAAACGTTGATGTTTTTGGTGCAAGCGGAAAAGAACAAGACCATTTTTTAGGAAACCTGCACACAACAATTCAGTGGAAAAACAAATTAAAGCTTACTTTTTTCGATAATCATAGTCGTTATTTTTTAGCGGATAAAAGCACTACTATTTCTAATTCTGCAGGTAAAACGATTTCTTTAGTTCCTTTTCCTAAAACAAAAAACATTAGTACTTTAGGATTGCAATATCCTTTAGATAAGGAAGATTTAACTTTCGGAGAAAGAATTGGCACAAGAAACAAGGCAATTACAAACGATATAAAAATTACTTTTGAAAGCGGAGAATTATTCATTTTCATCAACCATTAA
- a CDS encoding LytR/AlgR family response regulator transcription factor — MHTKDTVLVTRETISNLEMKLPSQQFLRIHRSYIINLSKTDSYTNEFIEIEKNAIPISRTYKENVLKKLNGNSLK, encoded by the coding sequence ATTCATACAAAAGACACGGTTTTAGTAACTAGAGAAACGATTAGTAATTTAGAAATGAAATTGCCTTCTCAACAATTTTTAAGAATTCATAGGTCTTATATTATCAATTTAAGTAAAACAGATTCTTATACGAATGAATTTATTGAAATTGAAAAAAATGCAATTCCTATAAGTAGAACGTACAAAGAAAATGTACTTAAAAAGTTAAACGGAAATTCTTTGAAATAG
- a CDS encoding diphosphomevalonate/mevalonate 3,5-bisphosphate decarboxylase family protein: MDTAQFISKSKNNSVEKASFTWQTPSNIALVKYWGKSNPQIPKNASISFTLNNCHTITTIDFEKKETSEKVDFDLFFEGKQKDAFKPKIAEFFTRIQEYCPYIFDYKMTINSENSFPHSSGIASSASGLSAIAMCLMSLESALNPDLSAEKINKKASFLARLGSGSASRSIEGPMVVWGKHPEIEGSSDLFGVKFPYKVHSIFENYQDAILLVDKGEKQVSSTVGHNLMHNHPYAESRFAQANDNLSKISEILQNGDIKAFIGLVESEALTLHAMMMTSNPYFILMKPNTLEIINSIWEYRNENDSNICFTLDAGANVHVLYPENEKKAVNQFIEKELSKYCQKNQYIYDSVGFGASKK; encoded by the coding sequence TTGGATACAGCACAATTTATTTCAAAATCAAAGAACAATTCAGTAGAAAAAGCAAGCTTTACTTGGCAAACACCAAGTAATATTGCATTGGTAAAATATTGGGGAAAGAGTAATCCGCAAATACCAAAAAATGCTTCTATTAGTTTTACTTTAAACAATTGTCATACCATTACTACAATTGATTTCGAGAAAAAAGAAACATCAGAAAAAGTAGATTTCGATTTGTTTTTTGAAGGAAAACAGAAAGATGCTTTTAAACCAAAAATTGCAGAATTCTTTACTAGAATACAAGAATATTGTCCGTATATTTTTGACTATAAAATGACCATTAATTCAGAGAATTCTTTTCCGCATTCTAGTGGTATTGCATCTTCCGCAAGCGGATTAAGTGCCATTGCTATGTGTTTAATGAGTTTAGAATCTGCCTTAAATCCTGATTTGTCAGCAGAGAAAATAAATAAAAAAGCTTCTTTCTTAGCGCGTTTAGGTTCTGGAAGCGCAAGTAGAAGTATAGAAGGACCAATGGTTGTTTGGGGAAAACATCCAGAAATAGAAGGCAGTTCAGATTTATTTGGTGTAAAATTTCCTTACAAAGTACATTCGATTTTCGAGAATTATCAAGATGCTATTCTATTGGTAGACAAAGGCGAAAAGCAAGTTTCTAGTACGGTTGGTCATAATTTAATGCACAATCATCCGTATGCAGAAAGTCGTTTTGCTCAGGCGAATGATAATTTATCTAAGATTTCAGAGATACTACAAAATGGAGACATAAAAGCTTTTATCGGTTTGGTGGAAAGTGAAGCATTAACATTGCACGCAATGATGATGACGAGCAACCCATATTTTATTTTGATGAAACCAAACACGTTAGAGATTATCAATAGTATTTGGGAATACAGAAATGAAAACGATAGTAATATCTGTTTTACCTTAGATGCTGGTGCAAACGTACATGTTTTGTATCCGGAGAATGAAAAAAAAGCTGTAAATCAATTTATAGAAAAAGAACTTTCTAAATACTGTCAAAAAAATCAGTATATTTATGATTCTGTGGGGTTTGGAGCAAGTAAAAAATAG
- a CDS encoding toxin-antitoxin system YwqK family antitoxin, with protein sequence MKVFIKLLSILFFFFTITISAQKITWLDSDLKETNKTNSSFYKVVSTDENDVKYYYKSGNIFRKIGYSKGKYDGVFSEFYESGELRTSGSYENGLQEGVWKTYYRNGKNKEKGKYVKGEKVGVWKTFYKNI encoded by the coding sequence ATGAAAGTTTTTATAAAGTTACTATCAATTTTATTTTTCTTTTTTACAATAACTATTTCTGCACAAAAAATCACATGGTTAGATTCTGATTTAAAAGAAACAAATAAAACCAATTCTTCTTTTTATAAAGTAGTTTCTACGGATGAAAATGATGTAAAATACTACTACAAAAGTGGTAACATTTTTAGAAAAATAGGCTATTCTAAAGGCAAGTATGACGGCGTTTTTTCTGAATTTTATGAATCGGGTGAATTAAGAACTTCTGGAAGCTATGAAAATGGATTACAAGAAGGTGTTTGGAAGACGTATTATAGAAACGGAAAAAATAAGGAAAAAGGAAAATACGTTAAAGGTGAAAAAGTTGGTGTTTGGAAAACTTTTTACAAGAATATTTAA
- a CDS encoding mevalonate kinase family protein: MKGPLFYAKILLFGEYGIIKDSKGLAIPFNAYRGALKTSSNLSGNRKVSNENLERFYNHLSALETDLVTFNLIDLKIDIDNGMYFDSSIPQGYGVGSSGALVASIYDKYAADKITVLENLTREKLLKLKQVFSLMESFFHGKSSGLDPLNSYLSLPILINSKDNVEPAGIPSQKQGKGAVFLLDSEQIGETEPMVNIFMNKMKNEGFRKMISEEFATTTDACIEDFLGGNVKSLFGNVKSLSKIVLKNFKPMIPDAFHKVWENGIKTNDYYLKLCGSGGGGYILGFTEDYEKAQKSLKDYKLELVYRF; the protein is encoded by the coding sequence ATGAAAGGACCATTATTTTATGCTAAAATCCTTCTCTTTGGAGAATACGGAATCATCAAAGATTCCAAAGGTTTAGCAATTCCATTTAACGCGTATAGAGGCGCTTTAAAAACTTCGTCTAATTTATCTGGAAACCGCAAGGTGTCAAATGAAAATTTAGAGCGTTTTTACAATCATTTATCTGCTTTAGAAACAGATTTAGTTACTTTTAATTTAATCGATTTAAAGATAGATATAGATAATGGAATGTACTTTGATTCTTCTATACCACAAGGTTATGGAGTAGGGAGTTCTGGTGCTTTAGTAGCTTCTATTTATGATAAATATGCCGCTGATAAAATAACGGTATTAGAAAACTTAACAAGAGAAAAGCTGTTAAAGTTAAAACAGGTTTTTTCTTTAATGGAATCTTTTTTTCATGGTAAAAGTTCTGGTTTAGATCCTTTAAACAGTTATCTGAGCTTGCCCATTTTAATCAATTCTAAAGACAATGTAGAGCCAGCAGGTATTCCTTCTCAAAAACAAGGAAAAGGTGCCGTTTTCTTGTTAGATTCTGAGCAAATTGGTGAAACTGAACCTATGGTAAACATCTTTATGAATAAGATGAAAAACGAAGGTTTTAGAAAAATGATAAGTGAAGAGTTTGCAACTACAACAGACGCTTGTATAGAAGATTTCTTAGGCGGTAACGTAAAATCTTTGTTTGGTAATGTAAAGTCATTATCTAAAATAGTTTTAAAGAATTTTAAACCGATGATTCCAGATGCTTTTCATAAAGTTTGGGAAAACGGAATTAAAACAAATGATTATTATCTGAAACTTTGTGGTTCTGGTGGTGGTGGTTACATTTTAGGTTTTACTGAAGATTATGAAAAAGCTCAAAAAAGTCTTAAAGACTACAAGTTAGAGCTGGTTTATAGATTCTAA
- a CDS encoding geranylgeranylglycerol-phosphate geranylgeranyltransferase: MLSFKVKKNIFKLLSLVSVIRGYNILVLVLAQYLAAIFVFSPSKSLRNIIFDIDLLHIVLASICVVASGYIINNFYDAKVDRINRPLKAGLDNYVKQSTKLKLYFTLNFLGFIFGYLISVRAALFFAIYIFAIWFYSHKLKKYPFTGLVSATVLTILPFFAVFVHFQNFSKIIFAHAVFLFLVLMVRELLKDLQSMKGAIVNNYDTFPVVYGEVKTKQLSIFLLVLTLFPIVVLFSYPALSYMRYYFYFALFVLIFLGFYLWNSSEVKQYRLMHNVLKVLLLIGVFSLIFIDTSLIVEKVIDRLN, from the coding sequence ATGCTTAGTTTTAAGGTCAAAAAAAATATTTTTAAACTTTTAAGCTTAGTTTCTGTTATCAGGGGGTATAATATCCTTGTTTTAGTTTTAGCGCAATATTTAGCGGCTATCTTTGTTTTTTCGCCTTCAAAATCTCTTAGAAACATTATTTTTGATATAGACTTGCTACATATTGTTTTAGCAAGTATATGTGTTGTGGCGTCTGGTTATATTATTAATAATTTTTATGATGCAAAAGTAGACCGTATCAACCGTCCTTTAAAAGCGGGGTTAGATAATTATGTAAAGCAGTCTACTAAATTAAAACTATATTTTACTTTAAATTTTTTAGGTTTTATTTTTGGCTATTTAATATCTGTTAGAGCCGCTTTATTTTTTGCTATTTATATTTTTGCTATTTGGTTTTACTCTCACAAGCTTAAAAAATATCCTTTTACGGGCTTAGTTTCTGCTACAGTACTTACTATTCTTCCCTTCTTTGCGGTATTTGTGCATTTTCAGAATTTTTCTAAAATCATTTTTGCGCATGCAGTTTTCTTATTTTTAGTCCTTATGGTAAGAGAATTACTAAAAGATTTGCAGAGTATGAAAGGGGCAATAGTAAATAATTATGATACATTTCCTGTAGTTTACGGAGAGGTAAAAACAAAACAATTATCAATATTCTTATTAGTTTTAACGCTGTTTCCTATTGTAGTTTTGTTTAGTTATCCGGCATTAAGTTATATGAGATATTATTTTTATTTTGCCTTGTTTGTTCTAATTTTTCTAGGTTTTTATTTATGGAACTCTTCAGAAGTAAAACAATATAGATTGATGCATAATGTTTTGAAAGTCTTACTTTTAATAGGTGTTTTCTCTTTAATTTTTATTGATACCTCTCTAATTGTAGAAAAAGTAATAGACCGATTGAATTAG
- a CDS encoding pseudouridine synthase yields the protein MNSNKNSSRGRQEGKKSTPLSRKSKPLARKTPKKTFTKIKETPKANNDASGIRLNKYIANSGVCSRREADTYIEHGSVEVNGKLVTEMGYKVQPDDIVRFDGTSITPEQKRYILLNKPKNYITTMDDDRGRKTVMELIANASKERIYPVGRLDRNTTGLLLFTNDGDLAKKLTHPKHNVRKLYHASLDRKLELRDLEKLRGEVIIEGRKVFIDAVSYVDGQPKSEIGIEIHSGRNRIVRKIFEHVGYKVSKLDRVVFAELTKKNLPRGRWRELTNLEVTNLQIMK from the coding sequence ATGAATTCAAATAAAAACTCGTCGAGAGGACGACAAGAAGGTAAAAAAAGTACTCCTTTAAGTAGAAAAAGCAAACCTTTAGCTAGAAAAACTCCGAAGAAAACTTTTACCAAAATTAAAGAAACTCCAAAAGCTAATAATGATGCTTCAGGTATCCGTTTAAACAAATACATTGCAAATTCAGGAGTATGTTCTCGTAGAGAAGCAGATACTTATATTGAGCATGGTAGTGTAGAGGTAAATGGAAAGTTAGTTACAGAAATGGGGTATAAAGTTCAACCAGACGATATTGTTCGTTTCGATGGAACTTCTATTACACCAGAACAAAAAAGATATATTTTACTGAATAAGCCTAAGAACTACATTACCACAATGGATGATGATAGAGGTAGAAAAACAGTAATGGAGTTAATTGCAAATGCTTCAAAAGAAAGAATTTACCCTGTAGGTAGGTTAGATAGAAACACAACAGGTTTATTGTTGTTTACTAATGATGGTGATCTAGCAAAAAAATTAACACACCCAAAACATAACGTTCGTAAACTATATCACGCGTCTCTAGATAGAAAATTAGAGTTAAGAGATTTAGAGAAATTACGAGGAGAAGTTATTATTGAAGGTAGAAAAGTATTTATTGATGCTGTTTCTTATGTAGATGGTCAGCCAAAATCAGAAATTGGTATTGAAATTCATTCTGGTAGAAATAGAATTGTTCGTAAAATATTTGAACACGTTGGTTATAAAGTAAGCAAACTTGATAGAGTTGTTTTTGCTGAATTAACTAAGAAAAACTTACCGAGAGGTAGATGGAGAGAGTTAACTAATTTAGAAGTTACCAATCTTCAGATAATGAAATAG
- a CDS encoding sulfatase family protein: MKLIKYVAFLFLVLIGISSCKKTSEKMVINDVKNQQPNIIWLMAEDMSTDLEIYGMPNVKTPHLNKMASEGIRFDNAFVTNPICSPSRSAMMIGTHQVKTNSQHHRSNRKVPLDSIYKPFTKLLRDVGYTTILGHHGVMKKGRKTDVNFKSKPIGKWDGKTEFGLFDKYDTFTKEDQPFFAQIQLDVTHRGDWWDDVREKSKHPVDPKTVTLPPYMADDAAIRLDWAKYLDQIEYMDNEVGMIFKELEDKGMADNTIVIFIGDNGRCNIRGKGYLQDTGLRIPFILYYPKQFKGGQVRKDVVSSTDITATIVDFAGVKVPDYMTGKPIFKKDFEREFVYCTRDLWDEIEEKSKAVTSGDWSYIKNEKLEIPYDAQQAYLECCTCDEKTV, encoded by the coding sequence ATGAAATTAATAAAATATGTAGCTTTTCTTTTTTTAGTGCTTATTGGAATATCATCTTGTAAAAAAACATCAGAAAAAATGGTTATAAATGATGTTAAAAACCAGCAGCCTAATATTATTTGGTTAATGGCAGAAGATATGAGTACCGATTTGGAAATCTATGGAATGCCAAACGTAAAAACACCACATTTAAATAAAATGGCATCAGAAGGTATTCGTTTTGATAATGCTTTTGTAACAAATCCAATATGTTCGCCAAGTAGATCTGCAATGATGATTGGTACACATCAAGTTAAAACAAACTCACAACATCATAGAAGTAATAGAAAGGTGCCTCTAGATTCTATATATAAACCGTTTACAAAATTATTAAGAGATGTAGGTTATACTACAATATTAGGTCATCATGGAGTGATGAAAAAAGGAAGGAAGACAGATGTTAATTTTAAAAGTAAGCCTATTGGGAAATGGGATGGAAAAACGGAGTTTGGTTTGTTTGATAAATATGATACGTTTACAAAAGAAGATCAACCTTTTTTTGCTCAGATACAATTAGATGTTACACATAGGGGAGATTGGTGGGATGACGTTAGAGAGAAGTCTAAACATCCTGTAGATCCTAAAACGGTAACATTGCCTCCGTATATGGCGGATGATGCTGCAATACGATTGGATTGGGCTAAGTATTTAGATCAAATTGAATATATGGATAATGAAGTTGGAATGATTTTTAAGGAATTAGAAGACAAGGGAATGGCGGACAACACTATTGTGATCTTTATTGGAGATAATGGGCGTTGTAATATCCGTGGAAAGGGGTATTTACAAGATACTGGGTTAAGAATTCCTTTTATACTGTATTACCCGAAGCAATTTAAAGGTGGTCAAGTTAGAAAAGACGTGGTTTCATCAACAGATATTACAGCTACAATTGTAGATTTTGCAGGGGTTAAAGTTCCTGATTATATGACCGGAAAACCAATTTTTAAGAAAGACTTTGAGAGGGAGTTTGTTTACTGTACAAGAGATTTATGGGACGAAATTGAAGAGAAATCTAAAGCTGTAACATCTGGAGATTGGTCTTATATTAAAAATGAGAAACTAGAGATACCTTATGATGCACAACAAGCGTATTTAGAGTGCTGTACATGTGATGAGAAAACTGTATAA
- a CDS encoding superoxide dismutase: MAFQLPELGYAYDALEPNIDAKTMEIHHSKHHQGYTNNLNNAIAGTDLEGKSIEDILTNLDMSNGAVRNNGGGFYNHSLFWTVLNPNDRGYLSGELKDAIEAAFGTKDDFIAAFSKAAATQFGSGWAWLCVLPGGKVEVCSTPNQDNPLMPGVTCGGTPILGLDVWEHAYYLNYQNRRPDYINAFFNVINWNEVEKRYAAAK, translated from the coding sequence ATGGCTTTTCAATTACCAGAATTAGGATACGCTTACGATGCGTTAGAACCAAATATTGATGCAAAAACTATGGAAATTCACCATAGCAAACATCACCAAGGATATACAAATAATTTAAACAACGCAATTGCAGGTACAGATTTAGAAGGAAAATCTATTGAAGATATTCTTACTAATTTAGACATGAGCAATGGTGCAGTTAGAAATAATGGTGGTGGTTTTTACAATCATTCTTTATTCTGGACTGTTTTAAACCCAAATGATAGAGGATATTTATCTGGTGAATTAAAAGATGCTATTGAAGCTGCTTTTGGTACTAAAGATGATTTTATTGCCGCTTTTTCTAAAGCAGCAGCTACTCAGTTTGGTTCTGGTTGGGCTTGGTTATGTGTTTTACCAGGAGGTAAAGTAGAAGTTTGTTCTACTCCAAACCAAGACAATCCATTAATGCCAGGTGTTACTTGTGGCGGAACTCCTATTTTAGGATTAGACGTTTGGGAACATGCATACTACTTAAACTACCAAAACAGAAGACCAGATTATATTAATGCATTTTTTAATGTAATTAACTGGAACGAAGTTGAAAAACGTTACGCAGCAGCAAAATAA
- the fbp gene encoding class 1 fructose-bisphosphatase, producing MTGKKQTLGEFIIEHQHAFKYSSGELSSLLNSIRLAAKVVNHEVNKAGLVDIIGAAGDTNIQGEDQQKLDVYANDKFIQTLTRRNIVCGIASEEEDSFISINSNDENHQNKYVVLIDPLDGSSNIDVNVSVGTIFSIYRRITPTGTPVELKDFLQKGSAQVAAGYIVYGTSTMIVYTTGDGVNGFTLNPAIGSFYLSHPNMEFPEDGTMYSVNEGNYLDFPLGVKKYIKYCQEEEGDRPYTSRYIGSLVSDFHRNMIKGGIYMYPKGSRNPNGKLRLLYECNPMAFIAEQANGKSSDGYTRTMDVEPTELHQRVPFICGSKNMVNQLEEFMQIHGE from the coding sequence ATGACAGGAAAAAAACAAACTTTAGGTGAATTTATTATTGAACATCAACATGCTTTTAAATATAGTTCTGGAGAACTTTCTAGTCTTTTAAACTCTATAAGATTAGCAGCAAAAGTGGTAAACCATGAAGTTAACAAAGCTGGTTTAGTTGATATTATTGGTGCAGCTGGAGACACAAATATTCAAGGTGAAGATCAACAAAAATTAGATGTGTATGCTAATGATAAGTTTATACAGACTTTAACAAGAAGGAATATTGTTTGTGGTATTGCTAGTGAAGAAGAAGATAGTTTTATTTCTATTAATAGTAATGATGAGAATCATCAAAATAAATATGTTGTTTTAATTGATCCTTTAGATGGCTCGTCTAATATTGATGTAAATGTCTCGGTAGGAACGATCTTCTCTATCTATAGACGTATTACTCCAACAGGTACTCCTGTAGAATTAAAAGATTTTTTACAAAAAGGAAGTGCACAAGTTGCTGCTGGTTATATAGTTTACGGTACCTCTACAATGATTGTTTACACTACTGGAGATGGTGTTAATGGTTTTACATTAAACCCTGCAATTGGTTCTTTTTACTTATCTCACCCAAATATGGAGTTCCCAGAAGACGGAACCATGTATTCTGTAAACGAGGGGAATTATTTAGATTTTCCTTTAGGTGTAAAAAAATACATTAAATACTGTCAGGAAGAAGAAGGAGACAGACCTTATACCAGTAGATACATTGGCTCTTTAGTATCTGATTTTCATAGAAATATGATAAAAGGAGGGATTTATATGTACCCGAAAGGCTCTAGAAATCCTAATGGAAAATTACGTTTATTATACGAGTGTAACCCAATGGCATTTATAGCAGAACAAGCTAACGGAAAATCTTCTGATGGTTATACAAGAACAATGGATGTAGAACCAACAGAATTACATCAAAGGGTTCCTTTTATTTGTGGAAGCAAAAACATGGTAAACCAACTAGAAGAATTTATGCAAATACACGGAGAATAA
- a CDS encoding GNAT family N-acetyltransferase — translation MDFIVRLGQQKDMQSVFNLITELAVFEKEPDAVEITVDDLIKDGFSKNPKFKVFVAEQENTIIGIALFYERYSTWKGSAIHLEDLIVTQSKQKIGAGKALYTAVLKYAHDHNFNRVAWEVIDWNTNAVEFYKSTGATYLNDWSVVQMDKENLSKFIQNN, via the coding sequence ATGGATTTTATTGTAAGATTAGGACAACAAAAAGACATGCAATCTGTATTTAATTTAATTACAGAATTAGCCGTTTTTGAGAAAGAACCAGATGCTGTAGAAATTACCGTAGATGATTTAATAAAAGATGGTTTTTCTAAGAATCCTAAGTTTAAGGTTTTTGTTGCTGAGCAAGAGAATACTATTATTGGAATTGCTTTATTTTATGAGCGTTATTCTACTTGGAAAGGTAGTGCTATTCATTTAGAAGATTTAATTGTTACGCAAAGTAAACAGAAAATAGGTGCCGGAAAAGCATTGTATACAGCTGTTTTAAAATATGCGCATGACCATAATTTTAATAGAGTTGCATGGGAAGTAATCGATTGGAATACCAATGCAGTAGAATTTTATAAAAGTACTGGAGCCACTTATTTAAATGATTGGTCTGTGGTGCAAATGGACAAAGAAAACTTATCAAAATTTATTCAAAATAATTAA
- a CDS encoding aspartate kinase: protein MKIFKFGGASVKDAASVKNVTQILQSEGTESTVVVISAMGKITNAFEEVIDAYYNKTDKLSENLGVIEDFHKNLMNDLFDKDDEIYKEIDILLGELSWFLARNTSQRYNYVYDQIICFGELLSTKIVSAYLTKIGVENNWFDVRNYIKTDSNYRDAKVDWDLTQGIISNKLDASKLNITQGFIAANDTENTTTLGREGSDYTAGIFAYCLNAENVTIWKDVPGVLNADPRVFSDTTLLEQISYEEAIEMAFYGASVIHPKTLQPLERKDIPLLVRSFVNPKETGTRVSKGTSLVPSIPCFIVKKDQILVSISALDFSFMVEDNISYIFKKLHEYQLKVNLIQNSAISFSVCIDNKFNKFDEFYNELKTQFKIDVQKGIDLFTVRHFDDKAITSIEEKGKSLLTQVNKETIQIVLESN, encoded by the coding sequence ATGAAGATTTTTAAATTTGGAGGAGCGTCTGTAAAAGATGCAGCAAGTGTAAAAAATGTAACACAGATTTTACAAAGCGAAGGAACGGAAAGTACAGTAGTTGTAATTTCTGCAATGGGTAAAATAACCAATGCTTTTGAAGAGGTTATAGACGCATACTATAATAAGACAGATAAGTTGTCTGAAAACTTAGGTGTTATAGAAGACTTCCATAAAAATTTAATGAATGATTTGTTTGATAAAGATGATGAAATTTATAAAGAAATAGATATTCTTTTAGGGGAGTTAAGCTGGTTCTTAGCAAGAAATACCTCGCAGAGATATAATTATGTATATGATCAAATTATCTGTTTTGGAGAGCTTTTATCAACAAAAATAGTAAGTGCGTATTTAACCAAAATAGGTGTAGAAAATAATTGGTTTGATGTTAGAAACTACATAAAAACAGATAGTAATTATAGAGACGCAAAAGTAGACTGGGATTTAACACAAGGTATTATCAGTAATAAATTAGATGCCTCTAAATTAAATATTACCCAAGGATTTATTGCTGCAAATGATACAGAAAACACCACTACTTTAGGTAGGGAAGGATCTGATTATACGGCAGGTATTTTTGCGTATTGTTTAAATGCCGAAAATGTAACTATTTGGAAAGATGTACCAGGAGTATTAAATGCAGATCCAAGAGTATTTTCAGACACTACTTTATTAGAACAAATTTCTTATGAAGAAGCGATAGAAATGGCGTTTTATGGTGCATCTGTAATTCACCCAAAAACGTTACAACCATTAGAAAGAAAAGATATTCCGTTGTTGGTGCGTTCTTTTGTAAATCCTAAAGAAACCGGTACTCGAGTTTCTAAAGGAACAAGTTTGGTGCCTTCTATTCCTTGTTTTATTGTAAAAAAGGATCAGATTTTAGTTTCTATTTCTGCATTAGATTTCTCTTTTATGGTAGAAGATAACATTAGTTATATTTTTAAAAAACTACACGAATATCAATTAAAAGTAAACTTAATACAGAATTCTGCAATTAGCTTTTCTGTTTGTATCGATAATAAATTTAACAAGTTTGATGAATTTTATAATGAATTAAAAACACAGTTTAAAATTGATGTTCAGAAAGGTATAGACTTGTTTACAGTACGTCATTTTGATGATAAAGCAATTACAAGTATCGAAGAAAAAGGAAAATCTCTGTTGACGCAAGTAAATAAAGAAACTATTCAAATTGTTTTAGAATCAAATTAA